One stretch of Pomacea canaliculata isolate SZHN2017 linkage group LG11, ASM307304v1, whole genome shotgun sequence DNA includes these proteins:
- the LOC112576193 gene encoding nose resistant to fluoxetine protein 6-like isoform X2, with protein sequence MTCIRIMDAFGMILPANLVVSFCAFSVLATLTSTLSPVPLSLTTRLDALGRSQTLVHQSANSSSSSSSSSSSSSSSSSSSSSSSSSSSSAAAAAALTVSPREVSHLVSFSPGMSSPDELLERAGSLFDAYIRGRYPLSGSIQPTNGSFHSNESAQHSYFIAKEADRKDRKNAASSDPEQIGGNVTAFDLENQTTEISPLCRNRRAQLKQSVQHGEEWALKMVDADGRPGPGVLQKRLSWFGAFDECLGVEASPRHTNSSWRGQYCLLTISIKEIANVTAVVGVCVPEECSNSDVYTAMVDEGIPGLRDTYVTLDQIVNVDCKSRNPPLDATSKGVLSFLSLVTMVIIGATLFDLFVSNKATHKVAAGPKDLSVLLRPSSVRPTEDTKLLRRPLTATKKHTLPVVLQLFLSFSLKTGWKKLMAPENEEKDRESLDEVQRSPNALRCLHGLRVLTVLWVIMSHTCHYATVVPAANTIHTWERYRQWWLIQPVMNGILGADVFFTLSGLLVGYHTLGYMSKLDQRPNIFRFYSRRFLRLTPLYALVIAIAAGIAPHLGDGPLWPATGPGGQCRDSWWVNLLYVNNFVTEEQCLDWTWYLANDMQLYLISPVIIFVFYYYPVIGMLVCFLLMAASVVATGFVTKHYNVPAGPSECLEFMRGEFYQQYVVKPYCRAAPYVIGVLTGCLLQRNYFARFSKILYSCVWAAVIASCSAVLYGTVGMAGSSQSVTSMYLAVRHVVLGAGVAWLVFACSTNNARPLNAVLSWKLWVPLSRLTYCVYLTHPLAILSYYLSLRIPFFFSKFNITVAFIANTFISYAAAFLLFITFEAPTREITRISI encoded by the exons ATGACATGCATAAGGATAATGGATGCCTTTGGAATGATTCTCCCTGCAAACCTCGTGGTTTCATTCTGTGCATTTTCTGTACTGGCTACCCTTACATCGACATTATCACCTGTGCCCTTATCGCTGACGACAAGGCTTGACGCTCTAGGACGTAGCCAGACCTTAGTTCATCAATCTGcaaactcctcctcctcctcctcctcctcctcatcatcatcatcatcatcatcatcgtcgtcgtcgtcgtcgtcgtcgtcgtcgtcgtcagcagcagcagcagcagcattgacAGTTTCACCCAGAGAAGTCAGCCACCTGGTTTCCTTTTCTCCGGGGATGTCATCACCAGATGAACTGCTGGAGCGTGCAGGAAGCCTTTTCGATGCCTACATTAGGGGAAGGTATCCGTTGTCAGGATCAATCCAGCCTACAAATGGAAGTTTTCATAGTAATGAATCAGCTCAGCACTCCTACTTTATAGCTAAagaagcagacagaaaagaTCGCAAAAATGCCGCAAGTTCTGATCCAGAACAGATTGGGGGAAATGTCACAGCTTTCGACTTAGAAAATCAAACAACGGAGATATCGCCGCTGTGCAGAAACAGAAGAGCACAACTGAAGCAGTCTGTCCAGCACGGAGAGGAGTGGGCGTTGAAAA TGGTGGACGCTGATGGGAGACCAGGGCCCGGGGTGCTTCAGAAGCGGCTCAGCTGGTTCGGTGCCTTTGACGAATGTCTTGGGGTGGAAGCGTCTCCTCGACACACCAATTCCTCCTGGCGCGGGCAGTACTGCCTCCTCACGATCTCTATAAAGGAG ATAGCAAACGTAACCGCCGTGGTCGGAGTGTGTGTGCCTGAAGAATGTTCCAACAGCGACGTGTATACTGCAATGGTCGATG AAGGTATTCCGGGACTACGTGATACCTACGTGACACTAGACCAAATTGTCAACGTGGACTGCAAGTCCAGGAACCCACCACTGGATGCCACAAGCAAAGGTGTTTT GTCGTTCCTGTCACTCGTCACCATGGTAATCATTGGCGCAACACTTTTCGACCTGTTTGTGTCAAACAAAGCCACACACAAAGTTGCAGCCGGTCCAAAAGATTTGTCTGTTCTGCTGAGACCATCCAGTGTCAGACCGACTGAAGACACAAAGCTTCTGAGGCGTCCTCTGACAGCAACCAAGAAGCACACACTGC CGGTTGTCCTGCAGTTGTTCCTGTCCTTCTCGCTTAAGACCGGTTGGAAGAAGCTGATGGCGCCagagaatgaagagaaagatCGTGAAAGCCTTGATGAAGTTCAACGATCACCCAACGCTCTGCGCTGTTTGCATGGTCTGCGCGTGCTGACTGTGCTCTGGGTGATCATGAGTCACACCTGCCACTACGCAACAGTCGTTCCAG CAGCTAACACCATCCATACGTGGGAGAGGTACCGGCAATGGTGGCTGATTCAGCCAGTCATGAACGGAATCCTGGGTGCAGACGTCTTCTTCACACTCAG tgGACTCCTGGTCGGGTATCATACGTTAGGGTATATGAGCAAACTGGACCAGAGACCTAACATCTTCAGGTTTTACTCTCGTCGGTTCTTGAG GTTGACACCACTTTATGCACTGGTGATCGCCATAGCTGCAGGGATCGCCCCACACCTTGGAGACGGCCCCTTGTGGCCTGCGACAGGCCCTGGAGGTCAGTGTCGTGACAGCTGGTGGGTCAACTTGCTGTATGTCAACAACTTCGTCACAGAGGAACAG TGTCTTGACTGGACGTGGTACCTGGCCAACGACATGCAGCTCTATCTTATCTCTCCAGTCATCATCTTCGTTTTTTACTA CTACCCAGTGATAGGGATGCTCGTGTGCTTTCTTCTCATGGCCGCTTCTGTAGTAGCCACTGGCTTTGTGACCAAACATTACAATGTACCCGCTGGTCCTTCAGAGTGTCTTGA ATTTATGAGAGGGGAGTTCTACCAGCAGTACGTCGTCAAGCCGTACTGCCGTGCAGCGCCGTACGTCATCGGCGTGTTGACTGGATGCCTCCTGCAGAGAAACTATTTTGCAAGGTTCAGCAAG ATACTTTACAGCTGTGTTTGGGCAGCTGTCATCGCCAGCTGCTCTGCCGTTTTGTACGGCACAGTTGGAATGGCCGGGTCCAGCCAGTCCGTGACGTCGATGTACCTTGCTGTGCGTCACGTGGTGCTGGGTGCTGGGGTGGCCTGGCTTGTGTTCGCCTGCTCTACCAATAACGCAA GGCCTCTGAACGCAGTCTTGTCATGGAAGCTGTGGGTGCCACTGAGCCGTTTGACTTACTGTGTGTACCTGACACACCCTTTGGCAATACTAAGCTACTACCTGAGCCTCAGAAtacctttcttcttctccaagTTCAACATT aCTGTAGCCTTTATAGCAAACACATTCATTAGCTATGCCGCTGCGTTCCTGCTGTTCATCACCTTTGAGGCGCccacaagggagataactcggATCTCAATTTAG
- the LOC112576193 gene encoding O-acyltransferase like protein-like isoform X1, with protein sequence MTCIRIMDAFGMILPANLVVSFCAFSVLATLTSTLSPVPLSLTTRLDALGRSQTLVHQSANSSSSSSSSSSSSSSSSSSSSSSSSSSSSAAAAAALTVSPREVSHLVSFSPGMSSPDELLERAGSLFDAYIRGRYPLSGSIQPTNGSFHSNESAQHSYFIAKEADRKDRKNAASSDPEQIGGNVTAFDLENQTTEISPLCRNRRAQLKQSVQHGEEWALKMVDADGRPGPGVLQKRLSWFGAFDECLGVEASPRHTNSSWRGQYCLLTISIKEIANVTAVVGVCVPEECSNSDVYTAMVDEGIPGLRDTYVTLDQIVNVDCKSRNPPLDATSKGVLSFLSLVTMVIIGATLFDLFVSNKATHKVAAGPKDLSVLLRPSSVRPTEDTKLLRRPLTATKKHTLPVVLQLFLSFSLKTGWKKLMAPENEEKDRESLDEVQRSPNALRCLHGLRVLTVLWVIMSHTCHYATVVPAANTIHTWERYRQWWLIQPVMNGILGADVFFTLSGLLVGYHTLGYMSKLDQRPNIFRFYSRRFLRLTPLYALVIAIAAGIAPHLGDGPLWPATGPGGQCRDSWWVNLLYVNNFVTEEQACLDWTWYLANDMQLYLISPVIIFVFYYYPVIGMLVCFLLMAASVVATGFVTKHYNVPAGPSECLEFMRGEFYQQYVVKPYCRAAPYVIGVLTGCLLQRNYFARFSKILYSCVWAAVIASCSAVLYGTVGMAGSSQSVTSMYLAVRHVVLGAGVAWLVFACSTNNARPLNAVLSWKLWVPLSRLTYCVYLTHPLAILSYYLSLRIPFFFSKFNITVAFIANTFISYAAAFLLFITFEAPTREITRISI encoded by the exons ATGACATGCATAAGGATAATGGATGCCTTTGGAATGATTCTCCCTGCAAACCTCGTGGTTTCATTCTGTGCATTTTCTGTACTGGCTACCCTTACATCGACATTATCACCTGTGCCCTTATCGCTGACGACAAGGCTTGACGCTCTAGGACGTAGCCAGACCTTAGTTCATCAATCTGcaaactcctcctcctcctcctcctcctcctcatcatcatcatcatcatcatcatcgtcgtcgtcgtcgtcgtcgtcgtcgtcgtcgtcagcagcagcagcagcagcattgacAGTTTCACCCAGAGAAGTCAGCCACCTGGTTTCCTTTTCTCCGGGGATGTCATCACCAGATGAACTGCTGGAGCGTGCAGGAAGCCTTTTCGATGCCTACATTAGGGGAAGGTATCCGTTGTCAGGATCAATCCAGCCTACAAATGGAAGTTTTCATAGTAATGAATCAGCTCAGCACTCCTACTTTATAGCTAAagaagcagacagaaaagaTCGCAAAAATGCCGCAAGTTCTGATCCAGAACAGATTGGGGGAAATGTCACAGCTTTCGACTTAGAAAATCAAACAACGGAGATATCGCCGCTGTGCAGAAACAGAAGAGCACAACTGAAGCAGTCTGTCCAGCACGGAGAGGAGTGGGCGTTGAAAA TGGTGGACGCTGATGGGAGACCAGGGCCCGGGGTGCTTCAGAAGCGGCTCAGCTGGTTCGGTGCCTTTGACGAATGTCTTGGGGTGGAAGCGTCTCCTCGACACACCAATTCCTCCTGGCGCGGGCAGTACTGCCTCCTCACGATCTCTATAAAGGAG ATAGCAAACGTAACCGCCGTGGTCGGAGTGTGTGTGCCTGAAGAATGTTCCAACAGCGACGTGTATACTGCAATGGTCGATG AAGGTATTCCGGGACTACGTGATACCTACGTGACACTAGACCAAATTGTCAACGTGGACTGCAAGTCCAGGAACCCACCACTGGATGCCACAAGCAAAGGTGTTTT GTCGTTCCTGTCACTCGTCACCATGGTAATCATTGGCGCAACACTTTTCGACCTGTTTGTGTCAAACAAAGCCACACACAAAGTTGCAGCCGGTCCAAAAGATTTGTCTGTTCTGCTGAGACCATCCAGTGTCAGACCGACTGAAGACACAAAGCTTCTGAGGCGTCCTCTGACAGCAACCAAGAAGCACACACTGC CGGTTGTCCTGCAGTTGTTCCTGTCCTTCTCGCTTAAGACCGGTTGGAAGAAGCTGATGGCGCCagagaatgaagagaaagatCGTGAAAGCCTTGATGAAGTTCAACGATCACCCAACGCTCTGCGCTGTTTGCATGGTCTGCGCGTGCTGACTGTGCTCTGGGTGATCATGAGTCACACCTGCCACTACGCAACAGTCGTTCCAG CAGCTAACACCATCCATACGTGGGAGAGGTACCGGCAATGGTGGCTGATTCAGCCAGTCATGAACGGAATCCTGGGTGCAGACGTCTTCTTCACACTCAG tgGACTCCTGGTCGGGTATCATACGTTAGGGTATATGAGCAAACTGGACCAGAGACCTAACATCTTCAGGTTTTACTCTCGTCGGTTCTTGAG GTTGACACCACTTTATGCACTGGTGATCGCCATAGCTGCAGGGATCGCCCCACACCTTGGAGACGGCCCCTTGTGGCCTGCGACAGGCCCTGGAGGTCAGTGTCGTGACAGCTGGTGGGTCAACTTGCTGTATGTCAACAACTTCGTCACAGAGGAACAGGCG TGTCTTGACTGGACGTGGTACCTGGCCAACGACATGCAGCTCTATCTTATCTCTCCAGTCATCATCTTCGTTTTTTACTA CTACCCAGTGATAGGGATGCTCGTGTGCTTTCTTCTCATGGCCGCTTCTGTAGTAGCCACTGGCTTTGTGACCAAACATTACAATGTACCCGCTGGTCCTTCAGAGTGTCTTGA ATTTATGAGAGGGGAGTTCTACCAGCAGTACGTCGTCAAGCCGTACTGCCGTGCAGCGCCGTACGTCATCGGCGTGTTGACTGGATGCCTCCTGCAGAGAAACTATTTTGCAAGGTTCAGCAAG ATACTTTACAGCTGTGTTTGGGCAGCTGTCATCGCCAGCTGCTCTGCCGTTTTGTACGGCACAGTTGGAATGGCCGGGTCCAGCCAGTCCGTGACGTCGATGTACCTTGCTGTGCGTCACGTGGTGCTGGGTGCTGGGGTGGCCTGGCTTGTGTTCGCCTGCTCTACCAATAACGCAA GGCCTCTGAACGCAGTCTTGTCATGGAAGCTGTGGGTGCCACTGAGCCGTTTGACTTACTGTGTGTACCTGACACACCCTTTGGCAATACTAAGCTACTACCTGAGCCTCAGAAtacctttcttcttctccaagTTCAACATT aCTGTAGCCTTTATAGCAAACACATTCATTAGCTATGCCGCTGCGTTCCTGCTGTTCATCACCTTTGAGGCGCccacaagggagataactcggATCTCAATTTAG